AGCGGCTGTGGCAAGAGCACGCTTCTCCATCTTCTGGGCCTTCTGGCCACGCCCACCGAGGGAACGGTCGTCCTCGACGGCACAGACACGGGCGCGATCTCGGACGGCCGGCGGACGCGCCTGCGGCGCCGGCACATCGGATTCGTCTTTCAGCGATTCAACCTCCTCGCCGCGCTCTCGGCGGA
The nucleotide sequence above comes from Planctomycetota bacterium. Encoded proteins:
- a CDS encoding ATP-binding cassette domain-containing protein yields the protein METILEARGLTKVYRTDAAPTAALRGVDLAVRRGEFVSVMGPSGCGKSTLLHLLGLLATPTEGTVVLDGTDTGAISDGRRTRLRRRHIGFVFQRFNLLAALSA